The genomic region TCAAGCGTTCTCCTTGCAAGGCAGATTGTGAATGAGTTCCGTCCCGATATTGTTCATGCTCAGGGAGTGGGAGTGTATGGGGAGGTCGGCACATGCCTGGGAGTGCCGGCCGTGGTAACAGTCCATGGTATGGTGCACGTTGAAGTTCGCCTGGGCGAGAAAAGCATTCTCAAACGAACGGCGCGCACGTGGCTCTTGGACCGGATGGTGCGCCGCGTGCTCGGGCGCGCAAGAGTAGTCATTTCGACATCGGAACATGGGGGACAGATGTTGGGAAAGTGGATGCGGAACCATCATGTGGTGATATCGAATCCGGTTCGTCCGGCATTCTTTGATTACCGGAGAGAACCGGATCCGGGTAGAATTCTTTTTGCCGGAAGCATGATTCCACTCAAGAATGTGCTGGGAATCGTGCGTGCATTTGCTCTGGTGAAGGCGAAGGTGCGTGATGCCCGGCTCGATTTGGCGGGTCCGGCAAGTGATGCGGACTACTCGGCCCAGGTGAGGCAGCTGGTCAGCCGGCTCGGCCTGGGATCTGCTGTTGCGTTTCATGGCTTTGTGGAGGATAATATATTGCTCGAATTAATGGGGCGCTGTTCGGTATTGACTCTCTTCTCGATCCAGGAAGCAGCGCCGACGGTGGTCTCGCAGGCGATGGCCATGGGAAGGCCGGTTGTTGCTTCGCGGGTAGGCGGCGTCCCCGAGATCGTCATAGATGGTGATAATGGTTTTATAGTAGAGGCGGGTGATGAAGCGGCCCTGGCCGACCGCCTGGTCGCGCTGCTGAAGTCACAAGAGCTTTGTCAATCAATGGGGGCACGCGGTCGTGAGATTGCCCGACAGCGATTCGAGCCCTCGATAGTGGCACATCAAACACTGGGGGCATACAAACTAGCCATATAAGGTAAGTGACATGACCGAAAAACTGCGCGTGGTCATGGGTACTGTTTACCCTTACGACGAGTCCAGGATTCGGGGTGGCGTTGAGGCCGTGGCTTTTTACCTCACCCAGGCTTTAGCCAAGCGGGATGACCTTGAACTCCACGTGGTTTCATGCAACCGGACTCTCCATCCTCATGTTGTGCATGCTCAAGGTTTCAGTGAGTATGCATTGGCTGCCTCTTCGCGAGATTGTTTGTTGCTTGCGGTCCACGGTGTAGAAGCGATGGTGCCTCACATGCGCAATATCGCCCATTATCAGGGTGCAACCGGCGCCTACCGCAGATGGATCGCCCCCTGGATTGCGGCGCAGAGCATACGGAATGCCCGCGGAATTATTTCCAATGCGGGTGGGTACATTACTGATCTACTGGCAGGCCAACTGGCCGGCAAGGCTGTTTATTCAGTCTTCAATCCAGTTGCCGATGACTTCTTTGAGCTCGGGAATGGTCAAGCCGACCCGAGCCCGATTATTCTCTGGGTCGGCAACATCTCTGAGCGGAAAGATGTCGTTGGATTGATTCAGGCGTTCGCCTCGGTTTCCCGGCATGTTCCCCAGGCCCGCTTACGAATCGTGGGCGGGAATTCAGAGCCGATGTATTTTGAACGCGTGAAGAGAGAGATTGTCAACTGCGGCTTGGAGGCGGTTGTTGACCTTGTTGGTCGAATTGAACAGACGTCACTGCTGAAGGAATACTCTGCCGCAATGGTGGTAGCGCTGTCCTCCATCGAGGAAACCGCCCCCATGGCAGTTGCTCAGGCGATGGCTGCAGGTAAAGCAGTAGTGTCCACCCGGGTGGGCGGTACTCCATGGATGGTAGAGGATGGAGTGACCGGCTGCCTTGTAGATGTGGGGGATATCAGCGGGATGACTGACCGTATGTTGGAGTTGCTGCAGAACAAGGACAAACGCGAGCGCATGGGACGGGCGGCGAGACAAACAGCCCTGGAGCGATTCTCCGCCGATGGCGTGGCCGAAAAAACTGCGCAGGCCTATCGCGATCTCTTCGAAAGAAGGAGGCAGGGTTGATAGAGAAACAACAATGGGCTTTGCGACACGTGCTGGTCACAGGCGGAGCCGGCTTCATTGGTTCACATCTGGTGGAACAACTGACAAAGAGAGGCACTGTGGTTACCGTCGTCGATGACCTCAGCGCGGGCAGACGGGAGAACCTGGTGGGTGCGGGCGGCAGGGCGCACCTGAAGCAAGCGGATATTCGGCAACTGCGATGGGAAGAATTGCTCGGCGAGCAATCTTATGATGTAATTTTCCATCTTGCGGCCAACGCCTATGTCCCGCCCTCTGTGGAACGGCCGGCGTGGGACTACGGGATTAATCTGGCGGGTACGTTTCAATTGCTTGAAGCCCTGCGGCAAATGCGGTGGCCCGGAGCGCTTATCTACGCTTCATCGGCAGCCGTGTACGGCGAGCCGGTCCGGATGCCCATACAGGAGGAGGATGCCACAGTTCCGATATCTCCGTACGGCGTTGCCAAGCTGGCAGCAGAGCGGTACATTGCCGTGTACAGTCAACTCTATGGCCTGAGGGCCGCGTCCATGCGTTTCTTTTCGGTCTATGGACCGCGTCAGCGCAAACAGGTAGTGTATGATCTTATCCAAAAGGTCGTTCGGAATCCGACGGAATTGCCGATCTACGGTGATGGAACTCAGACGCGCGATTTCAACTATGTGGATGACACAGCGCGTGCCATGATACTGGCTGCCGAATGTGCCTCACTGCAAGGTGAAACCTATAACGTAGCTTCTGGCCGTGAATGCTCCATCCGGGAACTGGCAGAGATTATCTGCGGGATTCTGCGTGCACAGCCTCGATTCATTTACAGTGGTTCGATCCGGCCCGGAGATCCAGAAAAATGGAAAGTGAACCTCGACCGTTTGACAACGTTGGGCTACCGGCCGCAGGTCACAATGGAAGAAGGCGTCAGGCGAACTGCGGATTGGATCCTCGGGAGCTCGGCTCACTGAAACATCACCCAGCAGAATGGCAGGAGAGAGGATTATGTCCGTGCGATTGAAGAGTTCGGACGGAACCGGGCGCTATTCTTGCCGGACGAGGTAAGCTAGTGACGAAAAGCGTGCTAATCACGGGGGCGGCTGGGTTCGTTGGCCAACACCTGGCAGAACAGCTTTGTGAAGATGGGGCCGCACGTGCCGAGGGAGTTGCAGTTCATGGGGTGGATTTACCGGGCATCCCTGCGCCTGCCGACCTTTATGCAGAATGGTTCCAGTGCGACGTCACCGATGCCGCGCATGTGGCTGCAGTTATCGGCCAGGTTCGGCCGGATTACGTCTTTCACCTGGCTGCACTGCTCAAGAGCGAATCGTTGGTAGATCTATTGAGGATCAATGTGGTCGGCACTCAGAATGTGTTGGATGCACTTGTGGAAGTCAAGCCGGAAGCACGCGTGCTGGTCACCGGCTCGTCGGCGGAATATGGGTTGGTGCACCCCGGCGAATTGCCCGTCAGAGAAGAAAACGAACTCCGTCCGCTTAGCCCATATGGAGTCAGCAAGGCGGCACAGAGCCTTCTTGCAGTCCGGTACGCCTATCGCTACAGCATGACCGTGATACGGACCCGGACATTCAATTTAACCGGACCGGGCGAACCTGACTCATTGGTATGCTCTGCCTTTGCAAAGCAGATAGCCGAGATTGAGATGGGAAAGTCTTCGCCGACGCTGAAGGTTGGAAATCTTGGCACAGAGCGGGATTTCACAGACGTGCGTGATGCCGTTCGGGCATATTGGCTTGCGATCCGGCACGGAAAAGCCGGCCAGGTCTATAACGTGAGCTCAGGCGTGGCGACGCCCATCAGGGACATGCTCGACACGCTGCTCGCGATGGCATCAACTTCTACGAGGATTCAGATCCAGGAACTTGCCGAGCGGCGCACTGCCTGGGACGTTCCTTCGCAATTGGGAAATGCAGCCCGGCTCAGCGAGATGACCGGTTGGAAACCGGAGATTCCGCTGAAGCAGAGCCTGAAGGATAATCTGGACAGTTGGCGCAGCTCTCTGGCCAAGTAGGAAGTTTGACCATTCAACAAGGGCATCCCGCGCGGGGAACCCGCTTGTTGTGGAAGACCGGGTGAGAAGATAGGAAATGGAGGGAGAGCTAGGATGAGCGGATCGATCAGGGGAACAAGGACGGAAAAGAATCTTCTGGCATCGTTTGCAGGCGAGTCTCAGGCAAGAAACAGATACACGTATTTCGCGAGCGCAGCCAGAAAGCAAGGTTATGAGCAGATTGCCAACATCTTCCTCGAGACAGCAGAAAATGAGAAAGAACACGCGAAGGTGTTTTTCAAGTACCTGGAGGGCGGAGACGTGGAGATAACCGCATCTTATCCCGCCGGAACGATTAAGGATACGAAGACTAATCTTGAAGCAGCAGCCGCCGGAGAAAACCTGGAATGGACAACCCTCTACTCGGATTTTGCCAAGATTGCCAAGGATGAAGGTTTTCCGGAAGTAGCGCAGTCTTATGAACAGATAGCGAAGGTCGAGAAATTCCATGAGTCGAGATACAGAAAACTGATCAACAACATATCGAATTCCGAGGTCTTCAAGAAAAGATCGATGGTGAAATGGCACTGCATCAATTGCGGCTACATCTTCGAGGGAACCGAAGCGCCAAAAGAATGCCCTGCCTGTAAGCATCCTCAAGCGTTCTACGAAGTCCTCTGCGAGAATTATTAGGGACA from Candidatus Eisenbacteria bacterium harbors:
- a CDS encoding glycosyltransferase — protein: MTEKLRVVMGTVYPYDESRIRGGVEAVAFYLTQALAKRDDLELHVVSCNRTLHPHVVHAQGFSEYALAASSRDCLLLAVHGVEAMVPHMRNIAHYQGATGAYRRWIAPWIAAQSIRNARGIISNAGGYITDLLAGQLAGKAVYSVFNPVADDFFELGNGQADPSPIILWVGNISERKDVVGLIQAFASVSRHVPQARLRIVGGNSEPMYFERVKREIVNCGLEAVVDLVGRIEQTSLLKEYSAAMVVALSSIEETAPMAVAQAMAAGKAVVSTRVGGTPWMVEDGVTGCLVDVGDISGMTDRMLELLQNKDKRERMGRAARQTALERFSADGVAEKTAQAYRDLFERRRQG
- a CDS encoding rubrerythrin family protein, whose protein sequence is MSGSIRGTRTEKNLLASFAGESQARNRYTYFASAARKQGYEQIANIFLETAENEKEHAKVFFKYLEGGDVEITASYPAGTIKDTKTNLEAAAAGENLEWTTLYSDFAKIAKDEGFPEVAQSYEQIAKVEKFHESRYRKLINNISNSEVFKKRSMVKWHCINCGYIFEGTEAPKECPACKHPQAFYEVLCENY
- a CDS encoding glycosyltransferase family 4 protein, with translation MSGLRVLIVSPYPFQMDRVKGGVEAVAQVLVPALVSREEIEAVRVVTFGSGAAGCEEAKIDSKLTVHLLPAQRRYALLTGGRSSVLLARQIVNEFRPDIVHAQGVGVYGEVGTCLGVPAVVTVHGMVHVEVRLGEKSILKRTARTWLLDRMVRRVLGRARVVISTSEHGGQMLGKWMRNHHVVISNPVRPAFFDYRREPDPGRILFAGSMIPLKNVLGIVRAFALVKAKVRDARLDLAGPASDADYSAQVRQLVSRLGLGSAVAFHGFVEDNILLELMGRCSVLTLFSIQEAAPTVVSQAMAMGRPVVASRVGGVPEIVIDGDNGFIVEAGDEAALADRLVALLKSQELCQSMGARGREIARQRFEPSIVAHQTLGAYKLAI
- a CDS encoding GDP-mannose 4,6-dehydratase; translated protein: MTKSVLITGAAGFVGQHLAEQLCEDGAARAEGVAVHGVDLPGIPAPADLYAEWFQCDVTDAAHVAAVIGQVRPDYVFHLAALLKSESLVDLLRINVVGTQNVLDALVEVKPEARVLVTGSSAEYGLVHPGELPVREENELRPLSPYGVSKAAQSLLAVRYAYRYSMTVIRTRTFNLTGPGEPDSLVCSAFAKQIAEIEMGKSSPTLKVGNLGTERDFTDVRDAVRAYWLAIRHGKAGQVYNVSSGVATPIRDMLDTLLAMASTSTRIQIQELAERRTAWDVPSQLGNAARLSEMTGWKPEIPLKQSLKDNLDSWRSSLAK
- a CDS encoding GDP-mannose 4,6-dehydratase yields the protein MIEKQQWALRHVLVTGGAGFIGSHLVEQLTKRGTVVTVVDDLSAGRRENLVGAGGRAHLKQADIRQLRWEELLGEQSYDVIFHLAANAYVPPSVERPAWDYGINLAGTFQLLEALRQMRWPGALIYASSAAVYGEPVRMPIQEEDATVPISPYGVAKLAAERYIAVYSQLYGLRAASMRFFSVYGPRQRKQVVYDLIQKVVRNPTELPIYGDGTQTRDFNYVDDTARAMILAAECASLQGETYNVASGRECSIRELAEIICGILRAQPRFIYSGSIRPGDPEKWKVNLDRLTTLGYRPQVTMEEGVRRTADWILGSSAH